From Shewanella psychrophila, a single genomic window includes:
- the rne gene encoding ribonuclease E yields the protein MKRMLINATQSEELRVALVDGQQLYDLDIESPGHEQKKANIYKGKITRVEPSLEAAFVDYGADRHGFLPLKEIAREYFPKGYSFQGRPNIKEVIKEGQEVIVQIDKEERGNKGAALTTFISLAGSYLVLMPNNPRAGGISRRIEGDERTELKAALSELEVPNGMGLIVRTAGVGKDSAELAWDLKVLEHHWTAIKEASVGRPAPFLIHQESNVIVRAIRDYLRRDVGEVLIDHPRIFEEAKQHVALVRPDFADRIKRYDAEVPLFTHFQIETQIESAFQREVRLPSGGSIVIDPTEALTSIDINSARATKGSDIEETALNTNLEAADEIARQLRLRDLGGLVVIDFIDMTPVRHQREVENRMRDAVHLDRARVQLGRISRFGLMEMSRQRLRPSLEESAAHLCPRCHGQGTIRGTESLALSILRLMEEEAIKENTSQIEAIVPVDVAAFLLNEKRKAIRITEQRHDVEVYVIPDPNMTTPDYRVSRHRKDDQISESSYKLLEQPETNLYEPRKLERAAAPEPALKGFTAPVKAPEPKAKVQAAPKATEEPGLIAKFFTALGGLFKAEPQQEEPKKQNESRPQNRNNRRPARKNDSRRNESRRTRDDKEQSGDKSERSSRPNRNKRADSTEERSNRDKGEQSKRPSRHESKSTHENKSTRTRPQDDATDENPKQEVARERRQRRNMRRKVRIDNEKSQKLDEQNTAVVSDEVVVETAQAQVKEDKQSRPKRQPRKAKPRTADSQVKDDVQVEKAAENATAEVEASAQETQQDSKLDAVPQDSVTVETASTEAGSAEAKLDDADDKPREGQRRSRRSPRHLRAAGQRRRREEDDGESATDATPAFIPNETEVEFQANQVEAMAEAQSAPTIPVAPVQAEAKVEAQVRVEAKAQSAAAAPTKPAAPVQTEAPAKVKVKAEAQSASAAPAKPAAPVKTETPMKVEVKAEAQSASAAPAKPAAPVKTETPVKVEVKAEAQSASAAPAKPATPVKTETPVKVEVKAEAQSAAVAPTKPAAPVKAEAPIKIEVKAEAQSASAAPTKPAAPVQTEAPVKVEAKAEVQSASVAPTKPATPVQTEAPVKVEAKAEIKTATAAATKPATKVKVTAPVAVEAAREVITAAPVQAKPETPVKTAIKAKGASRFGTMVSSDMIAPIVETRENVDVPKGRQYEASESLQADAKPKTANSANSGMVRP from the coding sequence ATGAAACGGATGTTAATCAATGCAACTCAATCTGAAGAGTTGCGCGTAGCCCTAGTTGATGGGCAACAGCTATATGATCTAGATATTGAAAGTCCAGGTCACGAGCAAAAGAAAGCCAATATATACAAGGGTAAAATAACCCGTGTAGAGCCCTCTCTTGAAGCGGCATTTGTCGATTATGGTGCAGACCGTCATGGATTCCTGCCCCTCAAAGAAATCGCCAGAGAATACTTCCCTAAAGGTTACTCTTTCCAAGGTCGCCCAAATATTAAAGAGGTGATAAAAGAGGGCCAAGAAGTTATCGTTCAAATTGATAAAGAAGAACGTGGTAATAAAGGTGCCGCGTTAACGACTTTTATCAGTTTAGCAGGCTCATATCTGGTATTAATGCCAAACAACCCTCGCGCCGGTGGTATCTCCCGCCGTATCGAAGGTGATGAGCGCACAGAACTAAAAGCGGCATTATCCGAATTAGAAGTCCCTAATGGTATGGGATTAATAGTACGAACAGCCGGTGTAGGCAAAGACTCAGCAGAACTTGCCTGGGATCTAAAAGTTCTGGAACATCATTGGACAGCAATTAAAGAAGCGTCTGTCGGTCGTCCTGCGCCTTTCCTCATTCATCAAGAAAGTAACGTCATCGTTCGTGCGATTCGCGACTACTTACGTCGTGATGTGGGTGAAGTACTTATCGATCATCCGCGTATTTTCGAAGAAGCGAAACAGCATGTTGCCTTGGTTCGTCCCGATTTTGCAGACAGAATCAAACGTTATGATGCTGAAGTGCCTCTGTTCACTCATTTCCAAATTGAGACACAGATTGAATCTGCATTCCAACGTGAAGTTCGTTTACCATCTGGTGGCTCGATAGTTATCGACCCGACAGAGGCATTAACTTCAATCGATATCAACTCGGCTCGTGCCACTAAAGGCAGTGATATTGAAGAGACTGCATTAAACACCAACCTAGAAGCCGCCGATGAGATTGCTCGCCAATTACGTCTTCGTGATCTGGGTGGTCTTGTGGTTATCGATTTTATCGATATGACTCCCGTACGTCATCAGCGTGAAGTTGAAAACAGAATGCGTGATGCGGTTCACCTCGATAGAGCCCGTGTTCAGCTAGGACGCATTTCTCGCTTTGGCCTAATGGAAATGTCACGACAACGCCTCAGACCTTCACTAGAAGAGTCTGCAGCACATCTATGTCCTCGTTGTCACGGCCAAGGTACCATTCGTGGCACTGAGTCATTAGCACTCTCAATTCTTCGTCTCATGGAAGAAGAAGCGATTAAAGAGAATACCTCTCAAATCGAAGCGATTGTGCCAGTCGATGTCGCGGCTTTCCTACTCAATGAGAAACGAAAAGCCATTCGCATCACAGAACAGCGCCATGATGTAGAAGTCTATGTGATCCCAGATCCAAATATGACGACACCGGATTACCGAGTTTCACGTCATCGCAAAGACGATCAGATAAGCGAGTCTAGTTATAAGTTACTAGAACAGCCTGAGACTAATTTGTATGAGCCTAGAAAGCTTGAGCGCGCAGCAGCACCTGAGCCCGCGTTAAAAGGATTCACGGCGCCAGTAAAAGCACCTGAGCCCAAAGCTAAAGTTCAAGCCGCACCTAAGGCTACTGAAGAACCAGGTTTAATCGCTAAATTCTTCACAGCTCTTGGTGGACTGTTCAAAGCAGAACCTCAGCAAGAGGAACCTAAGAAACAAAACGAATCACGCCCTCAGAATCGTAATAATCGTCGCCCAGCTCGCAAGAATGATTCACGCCGCAACGAAAGTCGTCGTACTCGTGATGATAAAGAGCAATCTGGCGATAAGAGCGAGCGTAGTTCACGTCCTAATCGCAATAAGCGTGCAGATTCAACTGAAGAGCGCTCAAACAGAGATAAAGGCGAGCAAAGCAAGCGCCCATCTCGTCATGAGAGCAAGTCGACTCATGAGAACAAGTCGACTCGAACTCGTCCACAAGATGATGCTACTGATGAAAACCCTAAACAGGAAGTTGCCAGAGAGCGTCGTCAACGTAGAAATATGCGCAGAAAAGTGCGTATAGATAATGAGAAGTCACAAAAACTTGATGAGCAAAACACTGCTGTAGTTTCTGATGAAGTGGTTGTAGAAACGGCTCAGGCTCAGGTTAAAGAAGACAAGCAATCTCGTCCTAAGCGCCAGCCTCGCAAGGCTAAGCCTAGAACAGCAGATAGCCAAGTGAAAGATGATGTTCAAGTTGAAAAAGCAGCTGAGAATGCTACAGCCGAAGTAGAAGCTAGCGCACAAGAAACTCAGCAAGATAGTAAACTTGATGCAGTTCCTCAAGATAGCGTTACAGTTGAAACAGCCTCAACTGAAGCGGGCTCTGCTGAAGCTAAACTTGATGATGCAGATGATAAGCCACGTGAAGGTCAGCGTCGCAGTCGTCGTAGCCCACGCCATCTTCGTGCAGCGGGTCAACGTCGTCGTCGTGAAGAAGATGACGGTGAGAGTGCAACGGATGCAACGCCAGCTTTCATACCTAATGAAACTGAAGTTGAATTCCAGGCGAATCAAGTAGAAGCGATGGCTGAAGCTCAATCGGCACCGACTATACCTGTAGCTCCTGTACAAGCGGAAGCCAAAGTTGAAGCTCAGGTTAGAGTCGAAGCTAAAGCTCAATCGGCAGCTGCTGCACCGACCAAACCTGCAGCTCCGGTTCAAACTGAAGCTCCGGCGAAAGTTAAAGTGAAAGCAGAGGCCCAATCAGCATCTGCAGCGCCGGCTAAGCCAGCGGCTCCAGTTAAAACTGAAACACCAATGAAAGTTGAAGTAAAAGCAGAAGCTCAATCGGCATCTGCAGCGCCGGCTAAGCCAGCGGCTCCAGTTAAAACTGAAACACCAGTGAAAGTTGAAGTAAAAGCAGAAGCTCAATCGGCATCTGCAGCGCCGGCTAAGCCAGCGACTCCAGTTAAAACTGAAACACCGGTGAAAGTTGAAGTAAAGGCTGAAGCTCAATCTGCAGCGGTAGCGCCGACTAAACCTGCGGCTCCAGTTAAAGCTGAAGCACCGATAAAAATTGAAGTGAAAGCGGAAGCTCAATCTGCATCGGCAGCGCCGACCAAACCTGCAGCTCCGGTTCAAACTGAAGCACCTGTGAAAGTTGAAGCTAAGGCTGAAGTTCAATCAGCATCAGTAGCACCGACTAAACCTGCTACTCCAGTTCAAACTGAAGCACCAGTGAAAGTCGAAGCTAAAGCTGAAATTAAAACAGCCACCGCTGCAGCAACTAAACCTGCTACTAAGGTTAAAGTCACAGCACCAGTAGCCGTGGAAGCAGCAAGGGAAGTCATTACAGCGGCGCCGGTCCAAGCTAAACCGGAAACACCTGTAAAAACGGCCATTAAAGCTAAAGGCGCTAGCCGCTTTGGCACTATGGTGAGTTCAGACATGATAGCTCCTATAGTAGAGACCAGAGAAAACGTAGATGTCCCTAAAGGACGTCAATACGAGGCATCGGAATCTTTACAAGCCGATGCTAAGCCGAAAACGGCAAACTCAGCTAACTCTGGAATGGTTCGTCCATAA
- a CDS encoding SulP family inorganic anion transporter — MFDIIRHKTASSKADILSGLTVALALVPEAVAFAFVAGVEPMVGLYAAFIMGLITALIGGRPGMISGATGAMAVVMVALVAEHGVQYLFAAVVLAGLIQVTFGLLKLGKFIRIVPYPVMIGFVNGLAIVIFLAQLGQFKVPDVNGVLTWLPQGQLLLMLALVALTMAIIQFLPKLTSAVPSSLAAIVTVTALVVFFELDTRTVLDFLKSMSGDENATIAGSLPSFSIPAVAFNFETLYIILPYSLILAAVGLIESLLTLTVIDEMTNSRGKGNKECIGQGVGNITSGFFGAMGGCAMIGQSMININSGGRGRLSGVTAALTLLGFILFGSAMIEMIPLAALVGVMFMVVLGTFEWASFKVMSKVPKHDAFVIILVTVVTVFTDLAFAVFVGVIVSALVFAWEHAKHINVEITEDTNGWKVYKLNGPLFFGSVADFLDLFHNNTDPDDVIVDFQNSRVCDHSALDAIDTLAERYVASGKKLHLRHLSNDCKQLLHKAGDLVEVNLIEDPHYKIGDDKLD; from the coding sequence ATGTTCGATATAATTCGTCACAAAACTGCTAGCAGTAAGGCTGATATACTTTCAGGCTTAACTGTTGCTCTCGCACTGGTACCCGAAGCTGTCGCCTTCGCTTTTGTCGCCGGTGTTGAGCCTATGGTGGGCTTATATGCCGCATTCATCATGGGCCTGATCACCGCACTCATAGGTGGTCGCCCAGGCATGATATCAGGTGCGACAGGTGCTATGGCAGTCGTCATGGTGGCACTGGTTGCTGAGCATGGCGTTCAATACTTGTTTGCCGCTGTCGTCTTAGCCGGACTGATTCAAGTCACATTTGGTTTACTTAAATTAGGTAAATTTATTCGCATCGTGCCCTATCCTGTGATGATAGGTTTTGTGAATGGTCTCGCTATCGTGATTTTCCTCGCCCAGCTGGGGCAATTTAAGGTACCTGACGTCAATGGTGTATTGACTTGGCTACCTCAGGGTCAATTACTCTTGATGTTAGCTCTAGTCGCATTGACCATGGCTATTATTCAATTCTTACCTAAGCTCACCTCCGCAGTGCCCTCTTCGCTCGCAGCCATAGTCACGGTAACAGCGCTAGTGGTCTTCTTTGAGCTTGATACCCGCACAGTATTGGACTTCCTCAAGTCCATGAGCGGTGATGAGAACGCAACGATTGCTGGTAGTCTGCCTAGCTTTTCTATTCCAGCTGTGGCCTTTAATTTCGAAACCCTTTACATCATATTGCCATACTCACTCATTCTGGCTGCGGTAGGTTTGATTGAGTCCTTACTCACGCTCACAGTGATCGATGAGATGACCAACAGCCGCGGTAAAGGTAATAAAGAGTGTATTGGACAAGGCGTAGGTAACATCACCAGCGGTTTCTTCGGTGCCATGGGTGGCTGTGCCATGATTGGTCAGTCGATGATCAATATCAACTCAGGTGGACGCGGTCGTCTGTCTGGTGTTACTGCGGCCCTGACGCTTCTTGGTTTTATCCTGTTCGGTTCGGCCATGATAGAGATGATCCCACTAGCAGCACTTGTCGGCGTGATGTTTATGGTTGTTTTGGGTACATTTGAATGGGCCAGCTTTAAAGTCATGAGTAAAGTCCCTAAACATGATGCCTTCGTCATCATCTTAGTGACCGTCGTCACTGTGTTCACCGACTTGGCATTTGCTGTGTTTGTCGGTGTCATAGTTTCAGCCTTAGTATTTGCCTGGGAACACGCCAAGCACATCAATGTAGAGATAACTGAAGATACTAATGGCTGGAAAGTCTATAAGCTTAACGGGCCTTTGTTCTTCGGCTCTGTGGCTGATTTCTTAGACCTATTCCACAACAATACCGATCCCGATGACGTGATAGTCGACTTCCAGAACTCACGCGTGTGTGATCACTCGGCTCTCGATGCTATTGATACCCTCGCTGAAAGATATGTGGCATCGGGTAAGAAATTACACCTGCGTCACTTGAGCAATGACTGTAAACAGTTACTGCATAAAGCGGGCGACCTTGTTGAAGTTAATCTCATCGAAGATCCTCACTATAAGATTGGCGACGATAAGTTAGATTAA
- a CDS encoding bifunctional methionine sulfoxide reductase B/A protein codes for MRELTDFERHVIEEKGTERPFSGEYHLHDAQGSYVCKRCEAPLYLSEHKFNAHCGWPAFDDEIQGAVKRVADGHRVEIVCAQCDAHLGHVFEGEYLTEKNTRHCVNSVSMVFKAKSEIDGLIKHQFATLGGGCFWCFEAMFTQLSGVISVRSGYCGGDEASANYNAVCSGMTAHAEVVHIEFDPEVISFKDLLAVFWQGHDPTTLNQQGHDVGPQYRSVVFAHDEEQSQLANQMIEELTQAKVWSRPIVTEISAFNTFYAAENVHNDYYQKNGEQAYCQLVVRPKVEKFRAAFADKLK; via the coding sequence ATGCGTGAACTCACCGATTTTGAACGACATGTGATTGAAGAAAAGGGTACTGAACGACCTTTTAGTGGGGAGTACCACTTGCATGATGCCCAAGGGAGTTATGTGTGCAAACGCTGTGAGGCACCCCTGTATTTATCTGAACATAAATTCAACGCCCATTGTGGTTGGCCTGCCTTCGATGATGAGATCCAAGGAGCCGTCAAACGAGTTGCTGATGGTCATAGAGTCGAAATAGTCTGCGCTCAGTGTGACGCTCATCTGGGGCATGTTTTTGAAGGGGAATATCTAACCGAGAAAAATACTCGCCACTGCGTTAATTCCGTTTCTATGGTGTTTAAGGCCAAGTCTGAAATCGATGGGCTCATCAAGCATCAGTTTGCGACTTTAGGCGGCGGATGTTTCTGGTGTTTCGAAGCTATGTTTACTCAACTTAGCGGGGTTATCTCAGTTCGCTCCGGTTATTGCGGCGGTGATGAGGCGAGTGCAAATTATAACGCCGTCTGTTCTGGCATGACAGCCCATGCAGAAGTTGTTCATATTGAATTTGACCCAGAAGTCATTAGCTTTAAGGATTTACTGGCCGTGTTTTGGCAGGGTCATGACCCGACTACCTTGAATCAGCAAGGTCATGATGTCGGTCCTCAATACCGCTCCGTAGTCTTCGCTCATGATGAAGAGCAGAGTCAGCTGGCTAATCAGATGATAGAGGAGCTAACCCAGGCTAAGGTTTGGTCTAGGCCGATAGTTACCGAGATCTCCGCTTTCAACACTTTTTATGCTGCAGAAAATGTCCATAATGACTATTACCAGAAAAACGGTGAACAAGCCTATTGTCAGCTGGTTGTGAGGCCTAAGGTCGAAAAGTTTAGGGCGGCATTTGCAGACAAACTTAAGTAA
- a CDS encoding isopenicillin N synthase family dioxygenase, whose product MKLETIDYQASDSAVKFVQSLRDTGFGVLSNHPIDKALVENIYTEWQAFFNSEDKHDFLFKPETQDGFFPAEVSETAKGHTVKDIKEYFHVYPWGRIPESLKENILTYYKRANELAEELLQWIEEHSPEDVAVNYSIALPKMIEGSHKTLLRILHYPGMTGDEEVGAIRAAAHEDINLITLLPAANEPGLQVKGQDGEWIDVPCDFGNLIINIGDMLQEASGGYFPSTTHRVINPEGTDMSKPRISLPLFLHPNPEVVLSSRYTADSYLMERLRELGVI is encoded by the coding sequence ATGAAATTAGAAACAATCGATTATCAAGCATCCGATAGTGCAGTAAAGTTCGTCCAATCATTGAGAGATACTGGCTTTGGCGTACTGTCTAATCACCCAATCGATAAGGCCTTAGTCGAGAATATTTACACAGAGTGGCAAGCCTTCTTCAACAGTGAAGACAAACATGACTTTCTATTTAAACCTGAGACCCAAGATGGCTTCTTCCCAGCAGAAGTATCAGAAACGGCTAAGGGTCACACGGTTAAAGACATTAAAGAATACTTTCATGTTTATCCCTGGGGACGTATTCCTGAATCCTTAAAAGAGAACATCTTAACTTACTATAAACGTGCAAATGAACTTGCCGAAGAGTTGCTTCAGTGGATAGAAGAGCATTCACCTGAAGATGTTGCAGTAAATTACTCCATTGCATTACCTAAGATGATCGAAGGCAGTCATAAGACTTTGCTGCGTATATTACATTACCCAGGAATGACAGGGGATGAAGAAGTTGGTGCTATCCGCGCCGCAGCTCATGAAGACATCAATCTGATCACCCTGTTACCTGCTGCTAATGAACCAGGTCTTCAGGTTAAAGGCCAAGACGGTGAATGGATTGATGTGCCTTGTGACTTCGGTAACCTGATCATCAATATCGGTGACATGCTCCAAGAAGCGTCCGGTGGCTACTTCCCGTCTACTACCCACAGAGTCATTAATCCCGAGGGCACTGATATGTCTAAGCCTAGAATCTCCTTGCCGCTATTCTTACACCCCAATCCTGAAGTTGTCCTCTCTAGCCGTTATACAGCGGACAGTTATCTTATGGAGCGATTGAGAGAGTTAGGTGTGATTTAA